One segment of Anatilimnocola aggregata DNA contains the following:
- a CDS encoding OB-fold nucleic acid binding domain-containing protein — protein MKRSLWTSAALIIATACGAIVLPGSGYFGWQTSAEEVAQTEQNSETVSGKVAKLLRNDRDDVDGLKLENGRDVHFPPHIGREVERAVKPGTTVIVVGKLETRPKGEKVFAALRIEAAGQTIKVTRPEPPAPKDGPKANKQAEEKMSVTGKIEKVVKNPHGDVDGLLLSDKTEVKFPPHQGAELAKLIAVGDEVNISGRKHQTPKGETHLQADKITAVASGKVIEREEPAPHRPPAPPHGPKGGPMHDGPKGGPKHDGLKHAKPAPHEQPPHEEILRELRELRKLIERKFPDQPTSAADAAK, from the coding sequence ATGAAACGAAGCCTTTGGACGAGCGCAGCGCTCATCATCGCCACCGCCTGTGGGGCTATCGTGCTTCCCGGCAGCGGGTATTTCGGCTGGCAGACTTCGGCCGAGGAAGTCGCCCAGACCGAACAAAACTCTGAAACTGTCAGTGGCAAGGTCGCCAAGCTCCTGCGCAATGACCGCGACGATGTTGATGGCCTCAAGCTGGAGAATGGTCGCGACGTTCATTTTCCGCCGCACATCGGTCGCGAAGTCGAACGGGCGGTGAAGCCAGGCACTACGGTGATTGTCGTCGGCAAGCTGGAAACGCGGCCGAAGGGAGAGAAGGTTTTCGCGGCCTTGCGAATCGAAGCGGCTGGTCAGACCATCAAAGTCACCCGCCCAGAGCCACCTGCACCCAAGGATGGACCCAAAGCCAACAAGCAGGCCGAAGAGAAGATGAGCGTGACTGGCAAGATCGAAAAGGTGGTCAAGAACCCTCACGGCGATGTTGATGGTCTGCTTCTCAGCGACAAGACCGAAGTGAAATTCCCACCACACCAAGGTGCGGAACTCGCCAAGCTGATTGCTGTCGGGGACGAAGTGAACATCTCCGGCCGCAAACATCAGACTCCCAAGGGGGAAACACATTTGCAAGCCGACAAGATCACCGCGGTGGCCAGTGGCAAAGTGATCGAGCGCGAGGAACCGGCTCCTCATCGCCCCCCTGCCCCGCCCCACGGCCCCAAAGGCGGACCAATGCACGATGGGCCCAAAGGCGGGCCGAAGCACGATGGGCTAAAGCATGCCAAGCCAGCTCCGCACGAACAGCCACCGCACGAAGAAATTCTGCGCGAGTTGCGAGAACTGCGCAAACTGATCGAACGAAAGTTTCCAGATCAACCTACTTCGGCTGCCGACGCCGCGAAGTAA
- a CDS encoding response regulator transcription factor, which yields MRVLIIEDEPDLRRLIAEVLCEADYAVDIAADGQDGLTKALSWSYDAIVLDLMLPKLDGWKLLAQLRREKATPVLIVSARDSVRDRVEGLDLGADDYLIKPFERAELLARLRALIRRAAGQSVTELTIGEVRIDLRSRTVLLGQEPIVLTSREYVLLEYLALHRGRVVSRTELFDHLFDENENSLSNLLDVHVSNIRKKLGHELIETRRGLGYVIPE from the coding sequence ATGCGTGTGCTGATCATTGAAGATGAGCCTGACCTGCGGCGTCTGATCGCCGAGGTCTTGTGCGAAGCCGATTACGCCGTCGACATTGCAGCCGACGGTCAGGACGGACTCACGAAGGCTCTCAGTTGGTCGTACGATGCCATCGTGCTCGACTTAATGCTTCCCAAGCTCGATGGCTGGAAGTTGCTCGCGCAGTTGCGGCGCGAGAAGGCCACGCCCGTGCTCATTGTCTCTGCTCGCGACTCGGTGCGCGATCGCGTCGAAGGGCTCGACCTGGGCGCCGACGATTATCTGATCAAGCCCTTCGAGCGCGCCGAGTTGCTCGCACGCTTGCGGGCGCTCATCCGCCGCGCCGCGGGGCAGAGCGTGACGGAATTGACCATCGGCGAAGTTCGGATCGACCTGCGGTCGCGCACGGTGTTGCTGGGGCAGGAACCAATCGTGCTTACATCGCGCGAGTACGTGCTGCTGGAATACCTGGCGCTCCATCGCGGGCGCGTGGTCAGTCGCACCGAACTCTTCGATCACTTGTTCGACGAGAACGAAAACAGCTTGTCGAACTTGCTCGATGTTCATGTTTCGAACATTCGCAAAAAGCTCGGACACGAACTGATCGAAACCCGGCGAGGGCTCGGCTATGTCATCCCCGAATGA
- a CDS encoding serine/threonine-protein kinase: MTRARDFLGPYRLVRLIRVGQTCQVWEAAKSDDTTRYALKVPVPEKRKDKAIINELKREYEVAGELNHPNLIRIHEFNTEGETPYLVMEYFEHPNLKLWLRLGPQAISYFAPKFVEQGSQALFYLHTKGWVHRDVKPDNFLISDDAHVKLIDFAISEKMRTGLSAMFGNMFGGTRTQGTRSYISPEQIRNQNLDARADIYSFGCVLYELITGKVPYTGDNADDLLNKHLNAAVPAVLVMNDNVTQEFSDLIRRMMAKRKEDRPPSMWEFLKEYQKMRAFKVVPKPPTVRPTLKDDRKGFV, translated from the coding sequence GTGACAAGAGCCCGCGATTTTCTTGGACCTTATCGCCTGGTGCGACTGATTCGCGTCGGTCAGACCTGCCAGGTTTGGGAAGCAGCCAAATCGGACGATACGACTCGCTATGCACTGAAAGTGCCCGTCCCCGAGAAGCGAAAAGACAAGGCGATCATCAACGAACTCAAACGCGAATATGAAGTGGCCGGGGAATTGAATCACCCCAACCTCATTCGCATTCACGAGTTCAACACCGAAGGCGAAACGCCTTACCTGGTGATGGAATATTTCGAGCACCCGAACCTTAAACTCTGGTTGCGACTGGGGCCTCAGGCCATCAGCTATTTCGCGCCGAAGTTTGTCGAGCAAGGTTCGCAAGCACTGTTTTATCTGCACACCAAAGGCTGGGTTCATCGCGACGTGAAGCCAGATAATTTTCTCATCAGCGACGACGCCCACGTCAAGCTGATCGACTTCGCCATTTCCGAGAAGATGAGGACGGGTCTCTCGGCAATGTTTGGCAACATGTTCGGCGGCACGCGCACTCAAGGCACGCGCAGCTACATTTCGCCCGAGCAGATTCGGAACCAAAATCTCGACGCGCGGGCCGACATCTATAGCTTTGGCTGCGTCTTGTACGAACTCATCACCGGCAAGGTGCCGTACACGGGCGACAATGCCGACGATCTGCTGAACAAGCACTTGAATGCTGCTGTGCCAGCAGTGCTAGTAATGAACGACAATGTCACGCAAGAGTTCAGCGATCTGATTCGCCGCATGATGGCCAAGCGCAAAGAGGACCGCCCACCCTCGATGTGGGAGTTTTTGAAGGAGTATCAGAAAATGCGCGCCTTCAAAGTGGTCCCTAAGCCCCCGACGGTTCGACCAACATTAAAGGACGACCGCAAAGGCTTCGTGTAA
- a CDS encoding type II toxin-antitoxin system RelE/ParE family toxin, translating into MKVYWTNTAIGPLTDIYEYIAGNSQRYAHRMVDRITGRSIQLATFPESGQIVLEYGDPSIPKVIEGSYRVIYQIQANHIDVLAVIHTARQLPRTLKTLSLA; encoded by the coding sequence ATGAAAGTGTACTGGACCAATACTGCCATTGGTCCATTGACGGACATCTACGAGTACATCGCGGGTAACTCACAACGCTACGCACATCGAATGGTAGATCGCATCACCGGACGATCGATCCAACTTGCTACTTTTCCTGAATCGGGCCAGATAGTGCTCGAATACGGAGACCCGTCAATTCCCAAAGTGATTGAGGGAAGCTATCGGGTGATTTATCAGATTCAGGCAAATCATATTGATGTGCTCGCCGTCATCCACACGGCACGGCAACTTCCCCGGACACTCAAGACATTGTCGCTGGCCTGA
- a CDS encoding sensor histidine kinase: MSSPNEPENSAQPERLPSPAPRAGRPLWVEILLAQLAVLLLVVLGFGGTVYGLLRQSIYREAEADLFAAAQLIERDLASGQPATQLEISRTYWHRFGPAPRDRAYFVVWQAAGKLLADSGDVPKQVTPAKELPKRGGPRPYATRWQAGDLQVIARGPRDEQILIGRPLGKEQDRLRNLLSTLALIGLAALAIGGLVAWWLARRITQPIEQLTQTAEQISARQLDQRLPSPTSSTELLSLATVFNRMLDRLQGAFQQQTRFTSDASHELRTPVTVILTQAEHSLARPRSSDEYRAALDTCLRAARRMKRLVDDLLLLARADAGRLQPRREVCDLAEVARTTLAWLEPLASEQKIQLMSQLTSTLTAGDAQQLGQVVANLVGNAIQYNRPGGEVQVTTATEDGWALLRVRDKGPGIALADQSRIFERFFRADQARTVPSDSTAAASGQGTGLGLSIVAEIVTAHGGTILVESSLGDGSTFTVRLPLEDEAAEAKLKSS, encoded by the coding sequence ATGTCATCCCCGAATGAGCCCGAAAATTCAGCGCAACCGGAGCGCCTCCCCTCCCCTGCCCCGCGCGCGGGCCGTCCGTTATGGGTCGAGATTCTCTTGGCGCAATTGGCCGTGCTGCTGCTCGTTGTGCTTGGCTTCGGCGGGACCGTTTATGGATTGCTGCGGCAGAGCATCTATCGCGAAGCAGAGGCGGACCTGTTTGCCGCAGCCCAGCTAATCGAACGTGATCTCGCCAGCGGACAACCCGCCACGCAGTTGGAAATCTCGCGCACTTATTGGCACCGCTTTGGTCCAGCCCCGCGCGATCGCGCATACTTTGTTGTCTGGCAAGCTGCGGGCAAATTACTTGCCGATAGCGGCGACGTGCCGAAGCAGGTCACTCCGGCGAAAGAGTTGCCGAAGCGAGGTGGTCCCCGTCCTTACGCCACGCGTTGGCAGGCTGGCGACTTGCAAGTGATTGCCCGCGGACCCCGCGATGAGCAAATCTTGATTGGTCGACCACTCGGCAAAGAGCAAGATCGCTTGCGCAATCTGCTCTCGACCCTTGCTCTGATTGGCCTGGCAGCGCTTGCCATCGGCGGGCTCGTGGCATGGTGGCTGGCGCGGCGGATTACGCAGCCGATTGAACAACTGACGCAAACCGCGGAGCAGATCTCGGCCCGGCAACTCGACCAGCGACTGCCATCGCCGACGAGTTCCACGGAACTGCTTAGCCTGGCCACGGTGTTTAATCGGATGCTCGACCGTTTGCAGGGAGCCTTTCAGCAGCAAACGCGATTCACGTCCGACGCTTCGCATGAATTGCGCACGCCGGTCACCGTCATTCTCACACAGGCGGAGCATTCGCTGGCCCGGCCGCGCAGTAGCGACGAATACCGCGCGGCGCTCGATACCTGCCTGCGTGCTGCGCGGCGAATGAAGCGGCTGGTTGATGACTTGCTGTTGCTGGCTCGCGCCGACGCCGGCCGGCTGCAACCAAGGCGAGAAGTGTGCGATCTGGCCGAGGTTGCTCGCACGACGCTCGCCTGGCTCGAACCGCTGGCCAGTGAACAGAAAATTCAGCTGATGTCGCAACTAACGAGTACGTTGACCGCGGGCGATGCCCAACAGCTCGGGCAGGTTGTTGCCAATCTGGTTGGGAACGCCATTCAATACAACAGGCCTGGCGGCGAAGTGCAAGTCACCACTGCGACCGAAGATGGCTGGGCGCTGCTCCGTGTGCGCGATAAAGGCCCCGGCATTGCGCTAGCCGATCAATCGCGAATCTTTGAACGATTCTTTCGCGCCGATCAAGCTCGCACGGTTCCCAGCGATTCCACCGCCGCCGCGAGTGGTCAGGGAACGGGGCTCGGGCTGAGCATTGTCGCCGAGATTGTCACTGCACACGGCGGGACGATTCTTGTGGAATCATCACTGGGGGATGGTTCGACGTTTACTGTGCGGTTACCGCTGGAGGATGAAGCGGCCGAAGCAAAGTTGAAATCAAGCTAG